One Paenibacillus riograndensis SBR5 DNA segment encodes these proteins:
- the dnaG gene encoding DNA primase: MASGQGNIPEEVIESVLARHDIVDTVGKVVHLSKQGKYLWGLCPFHSEKTPSFTVTPERGVFHCFGCGMGGNAIKFRMEIEGLSFPEAVRIMAEESDIPVPEGTGGVLSPPDPERDRLIQAYELSAKFYHFLLKNTEYGTAAMDYLRSRGFSGKMIDQFQIGYAPDRWDTLLQFLDKRSFNLAEMEKGGLLSARGEGKGYIDRFRGRVIFPIANRTGKVIAFAGRILGDGQPKYLNSPESRLFNKSRILYNLHQSKASIRKTRQIVLFEGYGDVISAWEAGVHNGVATMGTSLTEGHVALMKSLGDEIVLAYDGDKAGQAAAMKAIPMLEDNGLRVKVAVLPSGLDPDEFISRHGGERFKEQVIDSAVSSIKFKLIYLKKNHILLEEDGKIAYVKEALEIIASLHSSTEREVYLREIASELELSYDSLKQDCNLLRASMQKNLPEGDNNDKRWNNGRHKKGQVQAPTLLPAYHVAERRLLSWMIQDPDAAAYVGERLGEEFNIDDHAAIAAYLYAYYAQGKPPGISRFLSSLQDDRLEKTATAISMMDTPPDWNTQVLDDCIREVRKYPVQRGMEQKREEMIQAEKSGDFLRAAQIASEIIALERQ, from the coding sequence GTGGCTAGCGGACAAGGTAATATTCCGGAAGAAGTGATCGAGAGTGTCCTCGCACGGCATGACATTGTCGATACCGTCGGTAAGGTTGTCCATTTGTCCAAGCAGGGGAAATATTTATGGGGCCTCTGCCCGTTTCATTCGGAGAAAACACCTTCCTTCACTGTAACGCCCGAACGGGGCGTCTTTCATTGCTTTGGCTGCGGCATGGGGGGCAATGCCATCAAATTCAGGATGGAAATCGAAGGGTTATCCTTCCCCGAAGCAGTCAGAATAATGGCGGAAGAAAGTGATATCCCTGTTCCCGAGGGAACAGGAGGCGTTCTCTCCCCTCCTGATCCAGAGCGTGACCGGTTGATTCAGGCGTATGAACTGTCGGCCAAATTTTATCATTTTCTGCTGAAGAATACGGAATACGGCACTGCCGCCATGGATTATTTGAGATCCCGGGGCTTCAGCGGCAAGATGATCGACCAGTTCCAGATCGGCTATGCGCCGGACCGCTGGGATACACTGCTCCAGTTCCTGGACAAAAGGAGCTTCAATCTCGCCGAGATGGAGAAGGGCGGACTGCTGTCGGCCAGAGGCGAGGGCAAAGGATATATTGACCGTTTTCGCGGACGTGTCATTTTTCCGATTGCGAACCGCACAGGGAAGGTGATTGCTTTTGCCGGAAGAATTCTTGGAGACGGTCAGCCGAAATACTTGAATTCCCCGGAGAGCAGACTGTTTAACAAAAGCCGGATTCTGTACAACTTGCACCAATCCAAAGCATCCATCCGCAAAACGCGGCAAATCGTCCTTTTTGAAGGCTACGGTGATGTCATTTCGGCTTGGGAAGCAGGTGTGCATAACGGTGTGGCTACCATGGGAACCTCGCTGACAGAGGGGCATGTGGCTCTAATGAAGAGTCTGGGTGATGAGATCGTTCTGGCTTATGACGGCGATAAGGCAGGACAAGCCGCAGCAATGAAGGCGATCCCGATGCTGGAGGACAATGGCCTGCGGGTTAAGGTGGCTGTGCTTCCCAGCGGACTCGATCCAGATGAATTCATCTCCCGCCACGGGGGGGAGCGGTTTAAGGAGCAAGTCATTGATTCAGCGGTTTCATCCATTAAATTTAAGCTTATATATCTGAAAAAAAACCATATACTGCTAGAGGAAGACGGCAAAATAGCCTATGTCAAGGAGGCCCTGGAGATTATCGCCTCACTGCATTCCTCCACAGAGCGCGAGGTCTACCTGCGCGAAATCGCCTCCGAGCTGGAGCTGTCATATGATAGCTTGAAGCAGGACTGCAATTTACTTCGGGCGTCCATGCAAAAAAACCTTCCCGAAGGGGATAATAACGACAAAAGGTGGAATAATGGTAGGCATAAAAAAGGGCAGGTGCAGGCGCCGACTTTGCTGCCGGCTTATCATGTTGCCGAACGGCGGCTGTTGTCCTGGATGATACAGGACCCGGATGCCGCGGCATATGTAGGCGAACGCCTCGGAGAAGAGTTCAACATCGATGATCATGCGGCAATTGCCGCTTATCTATATGCCTATTACGCGCAAGGCAAACCCCCCGGCATCAGCCGGTTTTTATCATCGCTTCAGGATGACCGTCTGGAAAAAACCGCAACCGCGATTTCCATGATGGACACTCCTCCGGACTGGAATACACAGGTTCTGGATGACTGCATCCGTGAAGTGCGGAAATACCCCGTGCAACGCGGGATGGAACAAAAACGCGAAGAGATGATTCAGGCTGAGAAGTCGGGCGACTTTTTGCGTGCGGCACAAATAGCAAGTGAGATTATAGCCCTAGAGAGACAATGA
- the pdxR gene encoding MocR-like pyridoxine biosynthesis transcription factor PdxR has translation MHIDLLRSGSKPLPQQISDTLAQRITSGLLQPGFRLPSVRGLAATLKVSQVTVSKAYADLEKKGHLICSQGKGCFVAEHERSGPGNGADWRDGYEDYLPRAQLWRNFGYSEVKYPFHLAAIHEDLLPLGPISTTMAALVTGQPELMASYGNFQGDPELREIMRRHLQPRGIHLATSDLMITSGTQQGIDLVARTFVGPGDTVYLEAPSYTGAIDVFAGRGAEMIFVPMDHEGMRVDVLTRLCDARPPKLIYTNPTFQNPSGVTMSMARRQRLLELARSYRCLIVEDDPFSDLYFRTPPPPPIKSMDEDGHVVYMKSFSKVIAPGFRIACVAAEGNILSRLIAAKSASDLGSPLLTQGAVLPFIARKYEDYARTLRAALRRRMEKAAGLLKQYAPPGVTWVLPEGGLNLWLQLPSASGIAQLHALAEQEGISFLPGDVCYAGDLPSRHIRLCYSQMTEADMEQGLRLFLILLDKHLRSLNQ, from the coding sequence ATGCATATCGATTTGCTTCGCAGCGGCAGCAAACCCCTGCCGCAGCAGATCAGCGACACGCTGGCCCAGCGGATTACTTCCGGGCTGCTGCAGCCGGGCTTCCGCCTGCCTTCTGTCAGAGGTCTGGCAGCTACGCTGAAGGTAAGCCAGGTCACCGTGAGCAAGGCCTACGCCGACCTGGAGAAGAAGGGACATCTTATATGCAGCCAGGGCAAAGGCTGCTTTGTCGCGGAGCATGAGCGGAGCGGGCCCGGTAACGGTGCAGACTGGCGGGACGGGTACGAAGATTATTTACCGCGCGCCCAGCTCTGGCGCAATTTCGGCTACTCTGAGGTGAAGTATCCGTTCCATCTTGCAGCAATCCATGAAGACCTGCTGCCGCTGGGGCCGATCAGCACAACCATGGCGGCACTCGTAACCGGCCAGCCTGAACTGATGGCCTCCTACGGCAACTTCCAGGGCGACCCGGAGCTGCGGGAGATCATGCGCAGGCATTTACAGCCGCGGGGCATCCACCTCGCTACTTCTGATCTGATGATTACCAGCGGAACACAACAGGGAATCGATCTGGTGGCCCGGACGTTTGTCGGTCCCGGAGATACGGTCTACCTGGAAGCTCCGAGTTATACCGGCGCGATTGACGTATTCGCCGGAAGAGGGGCGGAGATGATTTTTGTACCGATGGATCATGAAGGGATGCGTGTGGATGTGCTGACCAGGCTATGCGATGCGAGGCCGCCCAAACTGATCTACACGAACCCAACCTTTCAGAATCCGAGCGGCGTCACAATGAGCATGGCAAGAAGACAGCGGCTGCTGGAGCTTGCCCGCAGCTACCGCTGTCTCATTGTAGAGGATGATCCGTTCAGTGACCTCTATTTCCGCACGCCTCCACCCCCTCCGATCAAATCGATGGATGAGGACGGGCATGTGGTATATATGAAAAGCTTCAGCAAAGTTATTGCTCCGGGCTTCCGGATTGCCTGTGTTGCAGCCGAGGGCAATATCCTGTCCAGACTGATTGCCGCCAAGTCGGCCAGTGATCTGGGCAGTCCGCTGCTGACGCAAGGTGCGGTGCTTCCGTTCATTGCCCGCAAGTACGAGGACTATGCCCGTACGCTCCGGGCTGCCCTGCGGAGGCGCATGGAGAAGGCGGCCGGGCTGCTGAAGCAGTACGCCCCGCCGGGCGTGACCTGGGTGCTGCCCGAAGGGGGACTGAACCTTTGGCTGCAGCTTCCTTCCGCCTCCGGCATTGCACAGCTGCATGCGCTGGCGGAGCAGGAGGGCATTTCTTTTCTTCCCGGCGATGTGTGTTACGCCGGGGATCTGCCCTCACGGCATATCCGCCTGTGCTATTCGCAAATGACAGAAGCCGACATGGAGCAGGGCCTGCGGCTGTTCCTGATCCTCCTGGACAAGCACCTCCGCTCATTGAATCAATAA
- a CDS encoding tRNA (adenine(22)-N(1))-methyltransferase produces MNNNKLSNRLQLVLEQIPQGSIVADIGSDHALLPVAAVASGRAPSAVAGEVNPGPFEAARRGVAEAGLGKVIAVRRGDGLEVLEPGEADCITIAGMGGALIASILDRGLSLGKLEGVKTLALQPNVGEDILRRWLLNHGWVLTAEHILEEDGKIYEILTAVREEAAEGITNEQLYRDLQLAGGMVCDRELLLEMGPWLLQAPNAAFFAKWQGEIAKLQGILTSLSRSEQAPAEERRNQISAQINRIVEVLACLPKDKL; encoded by the coding sequence ATGAATAACAATAAATTGTCAAACCGGCTTCAGCTTGTGCTGGAGCAGATTCCGCAGGGCAGCATTGTTGCTGATATCGGCTCTGACCATGCCCTGCTGCCAGTAGCGGCTGTAGCGAGCGGACGCGCACCTTCTGCTGTTGCCGGAGAAGTGAACCCGGGGCCGTTCGAAGCCGCCCGCAGAGGGGTAGCAGAGGCTGGACTGGGGAAGGTGATTGCCGTCCGCCGCGGAGACGGGCTTGAAGTACTGGAGCCTGGAGAAGCCGATTGCATTACCATCGCCGGGATGGGCGGCGCGCTGATCGCCTCGATTCTGGACCGGGGCTTAAGCCTCGGCAAGCTTGAAGGCGTGAAGACACTGGCGCTTCAGCCGAATGTAGGTGAGGATATTTTGCGCCGCTGGCTGTTGAACCATGGCTGGGTGCTTACCGCCGAGCATATTCTGGAGGAAGACGGCAAAATTTATGAAATTTTGACCGCCGTCAGGGAAGAGGCTGCTGAAGGGATCACGAATGAACAGTTGTACCGTGATTTGCAGCTGGCCGGAGGAATGGTGTGCGACCGTGAGCTGCTGTTGGAGATGGGACCCTGGCTGCTGCAAGCGCCGAATGCTGCGTTTTTCGCCAAATGGCAGGGAGAGATTGCCAAGCTGCAGGGGATTCTGACTTCGCTGTCCCGCTCCGAACAGGCTCCGGCCGAGGAGAGACGCAATCAGATTTCGGCGCAGATCAACCGAATTGTGGAGGTGCTGGCATGTTTGCCAAAGGACAAACTGTAA
- a CDS encoding Nif3-like dinuclear metal center hexameric protein, translating to MFAKGQTVIGYMEQLAPKHLAEEWDNVGLQLGSLQKEITGVLVALDVNDAVVDEAIAQGCNLIIAHHAIIFRPIKGIQTDTPMGKLYEKLIKHDIAVYISHTNLDVAEGGMNDWMAEALGILEGAPIKDIHTEQLSKLVVFVPKDHHQKVLDAILNAGAGWIGNYSHCSFNIEGYGTFIPREGSDPYLGEKGKLERAEEIRIETIVPQPIRNKVVQAMLKAHPYEEVAYDLYSMDLKGRSFGLGRVGKLKEPTTLGQFIEKVKSGLQVDHVRVVGDLNRPIRKAAVLGGSGAKYYSSAIFKGADVLVTGDIDYHTAQDAFLAGITLIDPGHNAEKIMKVKVAEWITAKLNEHKYQTAVHASKVNTEPFAFL from the coding sequence ATGTTTGCCAAAGGACAAACTGTAATCGGATATATGGAGCAGCTTGCCCCCAAGCATTTGGCGGAGGAATGGGACAACGTCGGGCTGCAGCTTGGTTCTCTGCAGAAAGAGATCACCGGTGTTCTTGTGGCGCTTGATGTCAATGACGCGGTCGTGGATGAAGCCATAGCGCAGGGCTGCAATCTGATCATCGCCCACCATGCGATTATTTTCCGCCCGATTAAGGGCATCCAGACCGATACCCCTATGGGCAAGCTCTATGAGAAGCTGATCAAACATGATATTGCCGTCTATATCAGCCATACGAATCTGGATGTGGCCGAAGGCGGCATGAACGATTGGATGGCGGAAGCGCTGGGAATCCTGGAAGGGGCGCCGATTAAGGATATCCATACCGAGCAGCTGTCCAAGCTGGTGGTATTTGTGCCGAAGGACCACCACCAGAAGGTGCTGGATGCCATCCTGAACGCCGGTGCGGGCTGGATCGGCAATTACAGCCACTGCAGCTTCAATATTGAAGGCTATGGAACCTTCATCCCGAGAGAGGGATCGGACCCCTACCTTGGCGAGAAGGGCAAGCTGGAGCGTGCTGAGGAAATCCGGATTGAAACGATTGTACCTCAGCCGATCCGGAATAAAGTTGTGCAGGCGATGCTGAAGGCCCACCCTTACGAAGAGGTGGCGTATGATCTCTATTCCATGGACCTGAAGGGCCGCAGTTTCGGGCTGGGCCGCGTAGGGAAGCTTAAGGAGCCAACTACGCTGGGGCAGTTCATTGAGAAGGTGAAAAGCGGGCTCCAGGTGGACCATGTGCGTGTTGTTGGGGATTTGAACCGTCCGATCCGCAAAGCAGCCGTATTGGGAGGCTCCGGGGCTAAGTATTACAGCAGTGCCATCTTCAAAGGAGCAGATGTGCTTGTGACCGGGGACATTGACTACCATACGGCTCAGGATGCTTTTTTGGCCGGCATAACGCTGATTGATCCTGGACACAATGCTGAAAAGATAATGAAAGTGAAAGTAGCCGAGTGGATCACGGCTAAGCTGAACGAGCATAAATACCAAACCGCTGTACATGCCTCTAAGGTGAACACGGAGCCGTTTGCTTTTCTCTAA
- the rpoD gene encoding RNA polymerase sigma factor RpoD, with the protein MANDQHTELEAEFTLDQVKDQLIEQGKKRSSLNYKDIMEKLSPFDQDPEQMEEFYEQLSDLGIEVVNENDEEVNTLRPSEDNEGSDNDDFSFDDDLSLPPGIKINDPVRMYLKEIGRVPLLSADDEVELAMRIKNGDEEAKRRLAEANLRLVVSIAKRYVGRGMLFLDLIQEGNMGLIKAVEKFDHNKGFKFSTYATWWIRQAITRAIADQARTIRIPVHMVETINKLIRVSRQLLQELGREPSPEEIAAEMELTVEKVREIMKIAQEPVSLETPIGEEDDSHLGDFIEDQEALAPADAAAYELLKEQLEDVLDTLTEREENVLRLRFGLDDGRTRTLEEVGKVFGVTRERIRQIEAKALRKLRHPSRSKRLKDFLE; encoded by the coding sequence ATGGCGAACGATCAGCACACTGAACTGGAAGCGGAATTTACTCTGGATCAGGTTAAGGATCAGCTTATTGAGCAAGGCAAGAAAAGATCATCATTGAACTACAAAGATATTATGGAGAAATTGTCGCCGTTTGATCAGGACCCCGAGCAAATGGAGGAATTCTACGAGCAGCTGAGCGATTTGGGTATCGAGGTTGTGAATGAGAATGACGAAGAGGTCAATACCCTGCGGCCAAGCGAGGACAATGAAGGCAGCGACAATGATGACTTCAGCTTCGACGACGATTTATCACTCCCGCCTGGAATCAAGATCAATGATCCTGTCCGGATGTATCTGAAAGAGATCGGGCGCGTGCCGCTGCTGTCGGCTGATGACGAGGTAGAGCTGGCGATGAGAATCAAGAACGGCGATGAAGAAGCCAAACGCCGGCTTGCTGAAGCGAACCTGCGGCTCGTGGTCAGTATCGCCAAACGTTATGTTGGACGCGGCATGCTGTTCCTCGACCTGATTCAGGAAGGCAACATGGGTCTGATCAAAGCCGTTGAGAAATTTGACCACAACAAAGGCTTCAAATTCAGTACGTATGCGACTTGGTGGATTCGCCAAGCCATCACACGGGCGATTGCGGACCAGGCCCGGACGATCCGGATTCCGGTGCACATGGTGGAAACCATCAACAAGCTGATCCGGGTATCCCGCCAGCTGCTGCAGGAGCTTGGACGTGAGCCGTCGCCGGAGGAAATTGCCGCCGAGATGGAGCTGACGGTTGAGAAGGTCAGAGAAATCATGAAGATTGCCCAGGAGCCGGTATCGCTGGAAACCCCGATCGGTGAAGAAGATGATTCGCATTTGGGTGATTTCATTGAGGATCAGGAGGCGCTTGCGCCTGCAGACGCAGCTGCTTATGAGCTGCTGAAGGAACAGCTGGAGGATGTGCTGGACACGCTCACAGAGCGTGAGGAGAATGTGCTTCGCCTGCGCTTCGGTCTGGATGACGGACGGACGAGAACGCTTGAGGAAGTCGGCAAAGTGTTCGGTGTTACCCGTGAGCGGATCCGCCAGATTGAAGCCAAGGCGTTGCGCAAGCTCCGGCATCCAAGCCGCAGCAAACGCCTTAAGGATTTCCTCGAATAG
- a CDS encoding YaiI/YqxD family protein — translation MSMERSQERKIVVDGDACPVKAEIIAVARSFGIPVIMVSSYDHVLRGEEGVSIVQVDRGADSADLYIANHITAGDIVVTQDYGLAALALGKRCRVLSNRGQEYDDLGMDFMLESRHARAVERRRGHYSKGPKAITAEEKIYFQHKLTKLLMILQENVQL, via the coding sequence ATGAGCATGGAAAGATCACAGGAAAGGAAGATCGTGGTCGACGGGGATGCCTGCCCGGTGAAGGCAGAAATCATTGCCGTGGCCCGGAGCTTCGGCATCCCGGTAATCATGGTCTCTTCATACGATCATGTGCTGAGGGGTGAGGAAGGCGTCTCAATCGTTCAAGTGGATCGTGGGGCTGACAGTGCCGATCTGTACATTGCCAATCACATTACTGCAGGCGATATTGTCGTCACGCAGGATTACGGCCTGGCCGCGCTGGCGCTGGGCAAACGCTGCAGGGTTTTGTCTAACCGCGGACAGGAATATGATGATTTGGGCATGGATTTTATGCTGGAAAGCAGGCATGCCAGAGCCGTGGAGCGCAGGCGCGGCCATTATTCCAAGGGGCCGAAAGCGATCACCGCGGAAGAGAAAATTTATTTTCAACATAAACTGACAAAACTTTTAATGATTTTGCAGGAGAATGTCCAGCTATAG
- a CDS encoding aminotransferase-like domain-containing protein encodes MKINFSTAADHLGSSAVREILKVTQGKDIISLAGGLPGEDLFPMQAVRDAYNKALSADTSALQYGLTEGYLPLREQLAARLTGQGISVSASDMILTTGSQQALDLLCKILLDPGDAVLVEAPTYLAALQVLGSYRADIHTVQSDEHGMLPEHLEEQLRIRRPKLLYAVPTFNNPSGATWSRERREQIVELCRRYDVLILEDNPYGEITFDESPGAYPPTLAAIDRSGEGESCVVYTGTFSKIVAPGVRTGWIIGPPELIRVIAKAKQAADLHSSTIDQRALAELLQTFDLEGHIRLISREYHSRMKLLSGELAARSWEGTHFLEPRGGMFLWLTLAEPVSAARLLPYAVEQGVAFVPGEVFYSEQPRKNTMRLNFTHTPPALMQTAVQRLDKALKIYSQSEELTQQISQAK; translated from the coding sequence ATGAAGATAAATTTTTCTACAGCAGCGGATCATCTGGGTTCTTCGGCAGTCCGTGAAATTCTGAAGGTTACCCAGGGCAAAGACATCATCTCGCTGGCCGGCGGGCTTCCCGGTGAAGACCTGTTTCCAATGCAGGCTGTCCGCGATGCCTATAACAAGGCACTCTCCGCTGACACTTCAGCCCTGCAGTACGGCTTGACTGAAGGCTACCTGCCGCTGCGTGAACAGCTCGCCGCCAGGCTGACCGGGCAAGGAATTTCAGTATCCGCTTCCGATATGATTCTGACCACAGGCTCGCAGCAGGCGCTGGACCTGCTGTGCAAAATTCTGCTCGACCCCGGCGATGCCGTGCTTGTAGAAGCCCCTACCTATTTGGCCGCGCTGCAAGTGCTCGGCTCTTACCGTGCAGATATTCACACGGTCCAGAGCGATGAGCACGGCATGCTGCCGGAGCATTTGGAAGAGCAGCTGCGCATACGGCGCCCCAAGCTGCTGTATGCCGTACCTACCTTCAACAATCCGTCCGGAGCCACCTGGAGCAGAGAACGCCGTGAACAGATTGTAGAGTTATGCCGGCGCTATGATGTGCTCATTCTCGAAGACAATCCGTATGGCGAAATCACCTTCGATGAATCCCCAGGCGCTTATCCCCCTACGCTGGCAGCTATTGACCGAAGCGGCGAAGGCGAATCCTGTGTGGTCTACACAGGAACCTTCTCCAAGATCGTTGCTCCGGGAGTGCGCACAGGCTGGATCATCGGCCCCCCTGAATTGATCCGGGTGATCGCCAAAGCCAAGCAGGCTGCGGATTTGCATTCCAGCACGATTGACCAGCGGGCACTCGCTGAACTGCTGCAGACCTTTGACCTTGAGGGGCATATCCGCCTGATCTCCCGCGAATACCATTCGCGGATGAAGCTGCTCTCCGGCGAGCTGGCGGCCCGCAGCTGGGAGGGTACACATTTTCTTGAGCCGCGCGGCGGCATGTTCCTGTGGCTGACCCTGGCTGAACCTGTTAGCGCCGCACGACTGCTTCCTTATGCCGTAGAACAAGGGGTAGCCTTTGTACCGGGCGAGGTGTTCTATTCCGAGCAGCCGCGGAAAAATACGATGCGGCTTAATTTCACGCATACCCCTCCTGCACTGATGCAGACTGCTGTACAGCGGCTGGACAAAGCCCTGAAGATTTACTCGCAGAGTGAAGAACTTACGCAGCAGATATCTCAAGCCAAATAA